A stretch of DNA from Desulfosarcina ovata subsp. ovata:
CGACGGTGATGTCTTTTTCGCCGTGGAAGCCTTTGCGGACTACGGCAAACTCTCCGGCCGCAAACTGGATGACATGGTTGCCGGCAGCCGCATCGAGGTCAATGCCAGCAAACGCAACCCCTATGACTTTGTGCTCTGGAAGGCGGCCAAACCGGGTGAGCCATCATGGCCCAGTCCGTGGGGGGACGGGCGCCCTGGCTGGCATATCGAATGTTCGGCCATGAGCAACCGCTTCCTTGGTGAAACGTTCGATATTCATGGCGGCGGGAAAGACCTGATCTTCCCCCACCACGAAAACGAAATCGCCCAGTCGGAGGCCGCTCACGGCAAAACCTTTGCCCGCTACTGGATGCACAACGGATTCGTCAACATCAATAACGAAAAGATGTCCAAATCCTTGAACAATTTTTTAATGATCAAGGACATCTTGAAAACCTACCATCCTGAAACGGTGCGTCTGTTTCTGCTCTCCAGCCATTACCGCAGCCCCATCGATTTTTCCGATCAGAACCTCAACGAATCGGAAAAGGCGCTGAACAAAATCTATGCCCTGGTCAAGCGGTTCGACGAAGAGCACCAAATCCGCATTGACGATGTGGCCCAATCTGCCGCCGGCCCTTTCTGGCAGGCCTTCTGCGAGGCCATGGATGACGACTTCAACACGGCCAAAGGCGTCGGGATTCTCTTCAATCTGATCAAGGAGGCCAACCGCCTGCTGGATGGCGCGGCGACATCGACGAAAGCTGACGTCCGGCAGATTTTCTCTGATCTGAAACGCATGGGCGGCATCCTGGGCATTCTTCAGCAGCCATGGCAGACGTTTTTTGAAACACGCACCCAGAGCCAGTTGCAGGAGATGACCATCTCACCGGAAGCCATCGATGCCTTGATTGCCGAACGAACCGCCGCCCGCAAGAACAAGGACTGGAAACGGGCCGACGAAATCAGGGATCAACTGCAGGCGGCCGGGATTGTTCTCGAAGACAAAGCCGACGGAACCCATTGGAAAGTGGGCACCTGAAACAATGTCAATATACATTTTGATTCCAACTGGATAACGACTTTTTGTCATGTCATCCTTTAAACTTGTATCGGACTTCACCCCCTGTGGGGATCAGCCCCAGGCCATCGATATCCTGTCCCGAAAACTAATGCAGGGCGTTAAAAGCCAGGTCCTTTTGGGGGTCACCGGCTCGGGAAAAACCTTTACCGTGGCCAATATCATCGCCCGGGTCAACCGGCCGGCCCTGATTCTGGCACCCAACAAAACCCTGGCAGCCCAGCTGTTTAACGAATTTCGCCACATTTTCCCGGAAAATGCCGTCGAGTATTTTGTCAGCTACTACGACTATTACCAGCCGGAAGCCTACCTTCCCACCACGGACACCTACATTCAGAAGGATTCGTCGATCAACGAGATGATCGACAAAATGCGCCACTCGGCCACGCGCAATGTGCTGTCGCGCAGCGATGTGATCGTGGTGGCCAGCGTTTCCTGCATTTACGGGCTGGGGGCGCCGGAAGATTACCTTTCCATGCGCATCGATCTGGCAGCCGGTATGGATCTACCCCGGGAGCGCCTGCTGTACCAGCTGGTATCGATTCATTACCAACGCAACGACATGGATTTTCATCGCGGCGTATTCCGGGTGCGGGGCGACCGGGTGGAGATATTCCCGGCCTACGAAGAAGACAAGGCCGTGCGCATCGATTTTTTCGGTGACGAGATCGAAACCATCCAGGAGTTCGACCCCCTCACGGGCACCACACAGCGGTCATTGGAAAGTGTGGCCATCTTTCCTGCCAGCCACTATGTGACCCGCAAGGCAACCCTTGAGCGGGCCGCCCACACGATCGTTCAGGAAATGAAGGAACGGGTCGAGTTTTTCCGCCAGGAGAATTGTCTTATCGAAGCCCAGCGCATCGAAGAGCGGACTCGCTTCGATCTGGAGATGATTCAGGAGATCGGTTATTGCAACGGAATCGAAAATTATTCCCGGCACCTGACCGGCCGCACAGTGGGCCAGCCGCCGCCAACCCTGCTGGATTATTTTCCCAAGGACTTTCTCATTTTTGTCGATGAGAGCCATATCGCCATTCCCCAGATTCAGGCCATGTACAAAGGCGATCGGTCGCGTAAGGAGACCCTGGTCAAGTACGGTTTCCGCCTACCTTCGGCCCTGGACAACCGTCCTCTCAAATTTGACGAATGGTCGGCGCGGGTTCATCAGATCGTCTATGTGTCAGCCACTCCGGCGGATTATGAAAAGGACGCTGCCGCCGGGCAGGTGGTCGAGCAGATCGTACGCCCCACCGGCCTGATCGACCCGGTCATCCATGTGCGCAGTGCCCGCAACCAGGTGGACGATCTCTATCAGGAGATCCGCCAGCGGCAGGAACGCGGAGAGCGGATTCTGGTCACCACCCTGACCAAGCGCATGGCCGAGGATCTGTCCGAATACTATACCGACCTGGGGCTCTCCGTGCGCTACCTGCATTCGGACATCACCACCATGGAGCGCATGGATATCATCCGTGATTTGCGGATGGGAAAATTCGACGCCCTGATCGGGATTAACCTCCTCCGCGAGGGGCTGGATATCCCCGAAGTTTCCCTGGTGGCCATCCTGGATGCCGACAAGGAGGGATTCCTGCGTTCGACGCGATCGTTGATCCAGACTTTTGGCCGGGCCGCCAGAAACGCCCATGGCACCGTACTGCTCTATGCGGACCGCATGACCGCCTCCATGCAGCAGGCCATTGAAGAGACCGACCGAAGGCGAAGCATTCAGGAAACCTACAACCGGACCCATCAAATTACCCCGCGCACCATTCATAAAAACATTACCGACATTTTCGACATGGCCTATGCGAAACCGGAGCAGGAGAAGGTTCAGGTGGCCGAAGCGCCGGTTGATTTTGAAGATATGGAAACCATCGAAGCAACCATCGAGGCCCTTGAAACACAGATGCAGGCGGCGGCCAAGGAACTGGCCTTTGAAAAAGCGGCGCAGATTCGCGATCGCATCAAGGTGCTGAGAAAACGGCTGCTCTTTGAAGCCTGAACCGATGACTGGTGATTCCATGGACGCCTTGCCGGAACTATCCGCTTCTTCACGCCATATCATGTCGGTAATTCAGGGAATATCTGAAAATCCGGGTGTCTACCTGATGAAAGCGGCCGGCGGCAAGATCATTTATGTGGGCAAGGCCATCAACCTGAAAAAACGGGTGAGTTCCTATTTTCAGCGCCAGGATACCCACAGTGCCAAAACCGCCTTGATGGTCAGCCGGGTGGCGGATATCGAAACCGTGGTGACGGCATCGGAGAAAGAGGCCCTGATCCTCGAATCCACCCTGATCAAACGGTATCGGCCACGCTTTAATGTGGTGCTCAAGGATGACAAACGCTATCCTTCCATCCGCATCGACGTCACCGCCGTTTATCCCAAGATCGAAATCGTGCGCAAGACGCCAAAGGATGGTGCCGCCTATTTCGGACCCTTTTCCTCGGCCCATGCCGTGCGCCAGACCCTCAAGCTGATCAACAAAACCTTTCCCCTGCGCAAATGCAGCGACCGCACCATGCGTCATCGCACGCGTCCGTGTCTCCATCACCAGATGGGCCAGTGCCTGGCCCCCTGCTGTCTGACCGTCGATCCCAAGGTGTACAAAGGCATTGTCAAGGAGGTGGTTCTTTTTTTAAAGGGACGCACACCCGAATTGATCAAACGGGTCCGTCGGCATATGTGCAAGGCTGCTGACAGTGAGAACTTTGAAGCGGCGGCCGCCCTGCGTGATCGCATGTTTGCCCTGGAAAAGACCCTCGAACGCCAGGTCAGTGTAACCACCGATTTCCTCGACCGGGATGTCATCGGTATCAGCGGCAACAGCGATTTCAGGATAGTCTCCGTGATGACCCTGCGGCGGGGTTTTCTGCAGGGCATCCGGCATTTTGAATTGACCCACGCCGCGCCGGAAAAAGGGGAGCTGGTCGGACAGTTTCTGGGGCAGTATTATCAATCGGTGCACACGATTCCAATTGAGGTATTGGTTCCGGAAATGCCGGGAAACGTTGCCGTTCTTGAAGAGACCCTGTCGGAGTGGAAGGCGCGCCGGGTGCGTATCCGTACCCCCAGACGCGGAGAAAAGCGGCGGCTGCTCGAAATGGCCGCCACCAATGCCGAAAATACCCTGCGTGAGCGACTGCAGCGGGCCTCCCGGGAAACAGCGGTGCTGGAGGGCCTTCAACGGCGACTGCAAATGTCGCACCTGCCGTCGCGCATCGAGTGTTTCGACAATTCCCATTTGGGTGGCACCAATCCGGTATCCGCCATGGTGGTGTTTGTCGACGGTCGTCCCCATAAGGCCGGCTATCGTCGCTATGCCATTCGCGATGTGGCCATCCCCGACGATTACGCCAGCATGGCCGAAGTCCTCGGCCGTCGTTACGGCAAGATCAACGAAAAGAACCCCGAACCGGATCTTTTGATGGTGGACGGGGGCAAGGGGCAATTGAATATCGCCGTCCGCGTTTTGGAACAACTGGGCGTGGCCGGTCGATTTGCGGTCGCCGGCATCGCCAAGAAGGATCCCTTGAAAGGTGAAACCGAGGACAAAATTTACCTGCCCAATCGGAACAACCCCGTCAACATGGGGAACGATGGCCGGTTACTGCTTCTGCTGCAGCAGATTCGCGACGAAGCCCATCGCTTTGCGGTCACCTACCAGCGCAAACGGCGCAACCAATCCATGGTCACCTCGGCATTGGACCGTGTCCCCGGGGTCGGTCCCAAACGCAAGGCCATGCTCTTGAAACACTTTGGCAGCATCAAAAAAATCCGGGCAGCCACTGTGGATGAGCTCAGTGAACTGCCTGGCGTTACCCTTTCCCTGGCCAGGGCCATTAAACAGACCCTGGTCTGATAGGACGAATTGACTATGCCAGTTTGGCCAGGTCCTCTTTGAGGCCCTGAACGGCAGCGGCGGATTTGTCGAGCGCCGCTTTTTCAGCGTCGGTCAGGGTGATTTCGATGACCTGTTCGATTCCGTCTTTGCCCAGTTTGACCGGAACGCCGATATAAAGGTCGTTGATGCCGTACTCGCCCTGCAGATACGCCGCGCAGGGCAGGATTTTTTTCTTATCTTTCAAAATGGATTCAGCCATCTCCACGGCAGCCGATGCCGGGGCGTAATAGGCGCTGCCCGTCTTCAATAGCCCTACGATTTCGGCCCCGCCATTGGCGGTGCGGTCGACCAGGGCATCAATGCGTTCCTTGGACATCAGTTCGGTGATGGGAATTCCGGCCACCGTTGAGTAGCGGGGCAGGGGGACCATGGTGTCGCCATGGCCGCCCAAAACGAAAGCATGCGTGTTTTCAATCGAAACATTCAGTTCCATGGCGATAAACGCACGGAAGCGGGCTGAATCCAGTACGCCCGCCATGCCCATGACACGGTTTTTCGGAAAACCGGAGGCTTCATAGGCCACATGGCACATGGCGTCCAGCGGGTTGCTGACGATAATCAGGATGGCGTTGGGGGAATGCTTGACGATCTGCTGGGTCACACTTTTGATAATGCCGGCATTGGTACTGATCAGATCATCGCGGCTCATACCGGGTTTGCGGGGAATTCCGGCGGTAATAATGACAATATCCGAACCGGCGGTGGCCTCATAGGTATTACTGCCGGCCACTTTGGCATCGTGTTTTTCAATGGGTGCGGCTTCCATCAGATCAAGGGACTTTCCTTGGGGAACCCCTTCGACGATATCGACGAGCACCACATCACAAAGTTCCTTTTCAGCCAGCCGCTGGGCAGCCGTGGCACCGACATTGCCGGCACCGACAACCGTAACTTTTTTATCCATAACATGCTCCTTTTTGGGGGGTAATGGGTTATTAAGCCGATTATTGGGAATGGCTGAAAGAGTAAAAAAACTTGATAACATACCCCCCGGCAATGTCAATATGTTTGTTTTACCAGAAGATACTTCTCAAATATTGACAATAAAAGGCCAAACAGGATAAAACACGAACTATGACAAAATATTAGGTTCATTAAGAATCATTCCCTGTTGTTGCCATGACAAGCCACCTGAACCGATCGACATGGCTGACAACCGAATGCCGGTTCCCTTTCAAGAGAGGCTGACGGCAAAGGCCACGAAAGATGGTCCGTGAAAAATAGGATCGTGAATGAATATCAGCTTGCAAATCAAATCCCTGCTCAATGAGGCCGAGTTGTATCGATCCCAGGGGTTGTTTACCGAAGCCAGGGATAAATACCAGACAGCATCAGCGATGATCGTGAAAATCGACAAACTGAAGAATAAAGAGAGCCTGCTCAAGGCCATTGCCGGCAAAATTCAATCCATTGAACAAAAAACCGCTAAAGTGGAAACCGGTCCATCCTCTCCCGAATTGTCCGAAAAAGGACAGAACCTGATTAAAAACCTCTTCGGTGAAAATGATCTGGAGAAAGCGGTCGCCCTGGCCAAATTCGGTCAGTTCGAACGCGCGGTGGTTGAATTGGAAGCGCTGCTTAAAAATGAAGAATTCCGGCTCGAAGCGGGGAAAAACATCATTCGCTGCAAACTGGCAACGGCATCATTGGATGATGCCGTTGCCCAGTATCAGCAATGGTTTTCACAGGATCTTTTCTCGTCCGCACAGCTGGAATCCATTCGCGCCTACCTGCAACCCATCCTTGAAAAAAAAGGAGTTGACAGCCTCCTGCCTGTTCCGGTGGGTGAAAAAGAAGATCGTAATGACGACAGTACGGGCATTGAATTCAGTATGCCCGAACCCGAGGAAGAAATTCTGGACATCACCTCCATCGGCATTACACTTAACAGCGGTCCGCATAAAGGGAAGATGGTTGAGTTTGATGTCAACTTTCAGTCCGGAGAGATGTTGAGCCTGATGGTGGCCAAAAAGGACAAGGGACTGATCGAGGACCTTAAGGACGGAGAAACGCTGGACGATGTTCAGTTTTACTCTCCGATCGCCATCTTCAATGGATCTGCGGTGGTCGCCAATAAAACACAAATCCAGTCGGGGCCGAAACAGGGTGACTTCTGCCTGGATTTGAAAATTTTAAATACATAGTGCCAGGGTTTTGAGACAATCTGGGATCCAGGCACCGGATCAATTCGTGTTTTTTCGGCGCACTTATTATTTTATCATTTAAGGATAAGGGGTTATGGCCATATTCAACCTGAAGAAGAGGGAAATTGAATGCAAAATTGTCTATTACGGGCCAGGTCGGTGTGGCAAAACCACAAATCTTGAGCATATTTTCAAATCCTATAAAAAGCAGGTCACCGGGGAGATGGTTTCCATCAACACCGAAGGGGACCGGACCCTGTTTTTTGACTTTCTGCCCATGGGAATAGGAAAAATCAAAGGCTGCGAAATCCGGGTGCAACTCTATACGGTTCCCGGTCAGGTCAAATACAGTTCGACACGCAAGCTGGTTCTGCGCGGGGTGGACGGCATCGTTTTCGTGGCCGACTCCCTGGAGGTACGGCGTGAAAAAAATATGATTTCCCTGAAAGACCTGCAGACCAATCTCAAGGAATACGGAAAAAGTATTTTCAAGGTTCCGCTAATTCTCCAGTACAACAAAAGGGATCTCGCTGACGAGGGCATTCCGCTGATGAGCATCGAACAGATGGATCGCGATTTGAACCGTCAATTGAAAGTTCCGTCCTTTTCCGGCAGTGCCGTAAAGGGAACCGGTGTCGGCGTTACCTTGAAGACGTGTTTGATGGAAACCCTTAAGTCCTTGCAAAGAGAATTCAAATGGGCGGAGTAGGAACCGTTTTTTCCAATGAATGACAGCATGGTGCTATCGGGAAGCTTGAGCTTCCTGTCGCTGGGAGATATCCTTCAGCTTTTGGGGTCGAGCGGCAGTACGGGGGTGTTGCGTCTGATCAACCGATATGCCCCCGACCCCGGGTTTGTCTATTTCATGGAAGGCAATCCGATTAATGCCCAGAACGGGAACATGGAAGGGCTGGATGCCCTTTATGCGCTGTTCGGTTGGGTTAGCGGATCCTTTGAATTCACTCGTGAATCCGTTGCTGCCGACAAATGCATCACAAAAAGCCGGATGGGGATTATTCTGGAAGGCATCAAGCGCCTTGACGACGGTGTTACCAAAAAAGTCGGGTCGACGGCATCTGGCGATAAAAGCGTCGAGTTGAAGCGGCCCTTGGGAACCACCACCATTGTAAAAGGCCCCCTGGTTGACTACATGTACGTGGTTGACGAGGAAGATTTCTTTGACGGCGAGCATATCGTGGAAGAGGGCAAGCACGGTAGCTGGATGTGGGTGATTCTGGAAGGGGTCGTCGATATCGTCAAAACGGTGGACTCCGAAATCGTTCCCATTCTTCGTATCGGTGACGGCGGTTTTATCGGAAGCATGGCCTCTTTTCTGCTGCAGGGACATATCCGCACCGCCACTGCGATTGCGGTGGGGAATGTCCAGTTGGGGGTTCTCGATTCCCAGAGACTGTCTCAGGAATATGCCGGGATGCCACTCGAATTTAAAGTTTTCCTGACCAGTCTGGACAAGCGGATTAAACAGCTGACCGATCGGATCATAGCTGACCACATGGGCACGGCTGGTGAGAATAATGACCCCTTCAAAGACAAAAAGATCCTGGTGAGACAAGGAAAAAACGAAGAAAAGCAGTTGTTTATGATCAAGCAGGGGAGGGCGATAATTGCGCGGGAGACCCCGAATGGTCCGGTGGCGCTTTGCGATTTGTATAAGGGCGATTTTTTTGGCAGTATTCCTTTTTTACATCTGGGGCACGAGCCGGATGGCGCGTCTGTCTATGCATCGGACAATATAAAAATTGTCAAGATTGACAAGGCAGGTTTGCAACGGGAGTACCACAAGCTTTCAACAACATTCAAGAATATCGTAGACAATTTGGCGACCTGCATCTCCATTAGCACAGAAATGGTTTGCAACGCACGCTCGCCCAAATCTGCAGACACGGAATCCGTCGCCCGTCAGGATGACTGAACGCGCTGTTTCCATCTCCGACAACCCTTACCCGTTGGAAAAAGGTGATCCACTATGATCGAGAAAAGAAAACATTCCAGAGTAGACTCCATCTATCTGCTTAATTATGTGCATCTCGATGAAGACGATAAAGAATTGCTGCAGGGCATGGGGCGGACGATTAATGTTTCCGAATCTGGCATTATGTTGGAGACCCATGTTCCGTTCAGCCAAGATGACAAGATAGATGTGGTCGTCGGCCTGAAAGAGGATATGGTCCCGATTCGCGGGAAAGTGGTCTTTTCCCGGGCGACCCCGACCGGTCAGTATCAAGCCGGAATCGAATTTCTAACCATCGAAGCCGCCGCCCTCGAGATCCTGCGACGCTATATTGACGCATTCAATGCGCTGTCCAGTACCCTCTGAAACCGATGATTGATTTGTTTAGGA
This window harbors:
- the cysS gene encoding cysteine--tRNA ligase translates to MAMRIYNTLTKSKETFTPEVAGQVKIYVCGPTVYDFCHVGHARSVVVFDVVVRYLRAMGQAVTYVRNFTDVDDKIIKRANEVGMPASQLAEKFIAEFHRDMDALNVIRADVEPRVTEHIDDIIDIVNTLIEKKVAYLADGDVFFAVEAFADYGKLSGRKLDDMVAGSRIEVNASKRNPYDFVLWKAAKPGEPSWPSPWGDGRPGWHIECSAMSNRFLGETFDIHGGGKDLIFPHHENEIAQSEAAHGKTFARYWMHNGFVNINNEKMSKSLNNFLMIKDILKTYHPETVRLFLLSSHYRSPIDFSDQNLNESEKALNKIYALVKRFDEEHQIRIDDVAQSAAGPFWQAFCEAMDDDFNTAKGVGILFNLIKEANRLLDGAATSTKADVRQIFSDLKRMGGILGILQQPWQTFFETRTQSQLQEMTISPEAIDALIAERTAARKNKDWKRADEIRDQLQAAGIVLEDKADGTHWKVGT
- the uvrB gene encoding excinuclease ABC subunit UvrB — translated: MSSFKLVSDFTPCGDQPQAIDILSRKLMQGVKSQVLLGVTGSGKTFTVANIIARVNRPALILAPNKTLAAQLFNEFRHIFPENAVEYFVSYYDYYQPEAYLPTTDTYIQKDSSINEMIDKMRHSATRNVLSRSDVIVVASVSCIYGLGAPEDYLSMRIDLAAGMDLPRERLLYQLVSIHYQRNDMDFHRGVFRVRGDRVEIFPAYEEDKAVRIDFFGDEIETIQEFDPLTGTTQRSLESVAIFPASHYVTRKATLERAAHTIVQEMKERVEFFRQENCLIEAQRIEERTRFDLEMIQEIGYCNGIENYSRHLTGRTVGQPPPTLLDYFPKDFLIFVDESHIAIPQIQAMYKGDRSRKETLVKYGFRLPSALDNRPLKFDEWSARVHQIVYVSATPADYEKDAAAGQVVEQIVRPTGLIDPVIHVRSARNQVDDLYQEIRQRQERGERILVTTLTKRMAEDLSEYYTDLGLSVRYLHSDITTMERMDIIRDLRMGKFDALIGINLLREGLDIPEVSLVAILDADKEGFLRSTRSLIQTFGRAARNAHGTVLLYADRMTASMQQAIEETDRRRSIQETYNRTHQITPRTIHKNITDIFDMAYAKPEQEKVQVAEAPVDFEDMETIEATIEALETQMQAAAKELAFEKAAQIRDRIKVLRKRLLFEA
- the uvrC gene encoding excinuclease ABC subunit UvrC; this encodes MTGDSMDALPELSASSRHIMSVIQGISENPGVYLMKAAGGKIIYVGKAINLKKRVSSYFQRQDTHSAKTALMVSRVADIETVVTASEKEALILESTLIKRYRPRFNVVLKDDKRYPSIRIDVTAVYPKIEIVRKTPKDGAAYFGPFSSAHAVRQTLKLINKTFPLRKCSDRTMRHRTRPCLHHQMGQCLAPCCLTVDPKVYKGIVKEVVLFLKGRTPELIKRVRRHMCKAADSENFEAAAALRDRMFALEKTLERQVSVTTDFLDRDVIGISGNSDFRIVSVMTLRRGFLQGIRHFELTHAAPEKGELVGQFLGQYYQSVHTIPIEVLVPEMPGNVAVLEETLSEWKARRVRIRTPRRGEKRRLLEMAATNAENTLRERLQRASRETAVLEGLQRRLQMSHLPSRIECFDNSHLGGTNPVSAMVVFVDGRPHKAGYRRYAIRDVAIPDDYASMAEVLGRRYGKINEKNPEPDLLMVDGGKGQLNIAVRVLEQLGVAGRFAVAGIAKKDPLKGETEDKIYLPNRNNPVNMGNDGRLLLLLQQIRDEAHRFAVTYQRKRRNQSMVTSALDRVPGVGPKRKAMLLKHFGSIKKIRAATVDELSELPGVTLSLARAIKQTLV
- the mdh gene encoding malate dehydrogenase gives rise to the protein MDKKVTVVGAGNVGATAAQRLAEKELCDVVLVDIVEGVPQGKSLDLMEAAPIEKHDAKVAGSNTYEATAGSDIVIITAGIPRKPGMSRDDLISTNAGIIKSVTQQIVKHSPNAILIIVSNPLDAMCHVAYEASGFPKNRVMGMAGVLDSARFRAFIAMELNVSIENTHAFVLGGHGDTMVPLPRYSTVAGIPITELMSKERIDALVDRTANGGAEIVGLLKTGSAYYAPASAAVEMAESILKDKKKILPCAAYLQGEYGINDLYIGVPVKLGKDGIEQVIEITLTDAEKAALDKSAAAVQGLKEDLAKLA
- a CDS encoding GTP-binding protein, which produces MAIFNLKKREIECKIVYYGPGRCGKTTNLEHIFKSYKKQVTGEMVSINTEGDRTLFFDFLPMGIGKIKGCEIRVQLYTVPGQVKYSSTRKLVLRGVDGIVFVADSLEVRREKNMISLKDLQTNLKEYGKSIFKVPLILQYNKRDLADEGIPLMSIEQMDRDLNRQLKVPSFSGSAVKGTGVGVTLKTCLMETLKSLQREFKWAE
- a CDS encoding cyclic nucleotide-binding domain-containing protein; amino-acid sequence: MNDSMVLSGSLSFLSLGDILQLLGSSGSTGVLRLINRYAPDPGFVYFMEGNPINAQNGNMEGLDALYALFGWVSGSFEFTRESVAADKCITKSRMGIILEGIKRLDDGVTKKVGSTASGDKSVELKRPLGTTTIVKGPLVDYMYVVDEEDFFDGEHIVEEGKHGSWMWVILEGVVDIVKTVDSEIVPILRIGDGGFIGSMASFLLQGHIRTATAIAVGNVQLGVLDSQRLSQEYAGMPLEFKVFLTSLDKRIKQLTDRIIADHMGTAGENNDPFKDKKILVRQGKNEEKQLFMIKQGRAIIARETPNGPVALCDLYKGDFFGSIPFLHLGHEPDGASVYASDNIKIVKIDKAGLQREYHKLSTTFKNIVDNLATCISISTEMVCNARSPKSADTESVARQDD
- a CDS encoding PilZ domain-containing protein codes for the protein MIEKRKHSRVDSIYLLNYVHLDEDDKELLQGMGRTINVSESGIMLETHVPFSQDDKIDVVVGLKEDMVPIRGKVVFSRATPTGQYQAGIEFLTIEAAALEILRRYIDAFNALSSTL